A genomic stretch from Sulfuriferula thiophila includes:
- the pheT gene encoding phenylalanine--tRNA ligase subunit beta produces the protein MKFSELWLRSYVNPPMDSAALSHLLTMAGLEVEEMAPVAADFNGIVVGHVVSVAPHPDADRLRVCVVDAGTGAHLQIVCGAANVSAGVRVPCAMVGAKLPGFEIKKAKLRGVESLGMLCSARELGMAEEADGLLLLPDDAPIGQDIRDYLRLNDHVLTLKLTPNRSDCLSVMGIAREVAALTGSELMAPEVAVAPVVTSVVPDIRVAATEACPRYCGQIISGLNPQAVTPDWMAERLLRSGLRSLGAVVDITNYVMLETGQPLHAFDLAKVSGAIDVRMAQAGESLVLLNEQTVRLDDDMLVIADQSGVLALAGIMGGIASGVSDGTTEILLESAFFHPDYIAGRARRLGLSTDASHRFERGVDFAATQNALARAAQLIVEICGGNASAVTEVLHELPVRAAIRLRPARVSKVLGIPFSHADVGQWLQRLQFEFAEDGDAYRVTPPSYRFDLTIEVDLIEELARLFGYDNIPPIAPVANLNMLPQSEQQRPIDRLRDILVVRDYQEVITYSFVDAAWEAALAPGIQPVLLKNPIASQMSVMRSTLWGGLIDVLKTNLNRRQTRVRIMEVGSCFLSAGHGYAQPLRIAGLAFGDVAPEQWGMPARVVDYYDVKADLEALCWPQVLTFRADAHAAMHPGQCASVSLNGVDIGWLGALHPALVQQWDLPSAPVMFELALDALLLRDLPKHGEISRFQGVRRDLAVIVSQEVAAQALLDAMHSARIAGIAEIALFDVYRGKGIDSDKKSLAFRVLMQDNQKTFTDSEVDAVMAQLTELLQQKFNAQLRS, from the coding sequence ATGAAATTCTCTGAACTGTGGTTGCGTAGTTATGTGAATCCACCTATGGACAGCGCGGCGTTGTCGCATCTGTTGACAATGGCAGGGCTGGAAGTAGAGGAAATGGCGCCGGTGGCGGCTGATTTCAACGGTATTGTGGTCGGGCATGTGGTGTCGGTAGCCCCCCATCCGGATGCAGATCGCCTGCGGGTGTGTGTAGTGGATGCTGGTACGGGTGCTCATTTGCAGATTGTGTGCGGCGCTGCCAATGTGAGTGCAGGCGTACGTGTGCCATGTGCAATGGTCGGGGCAAAGCTGCCTGGGTTTGAGATTAAAAAAGCCAAGCTGCGTGGCGTGGAATCGTTGGGCATGTTGTGTTCTGCACGCGAGCTGGGTATGGCTGAGGAAGCTGACGGGTTGCTGTTGCTGCCGGATGACGCGCCGATTGGGCAGGATATTCGCGACTATCTGCGGTTAAATGATCATGTGCTTACGCTAAAGCTCACGCCGAATCGCAGTGATTGCCTCAGTGTCATGGGGATTGCACGTGAAGTTGCGGCTTTGACAGGCAGTGAGCTGATGGCGCCGGAAGTGGCGGTGGCGCCAGTTGTGACGTCAGTTGTGCCGGATATCCGGGTTGCCGCTACTGAGGCGTGCCCGCGTTATTGCGGTCAGATAATCAGCGGCCTGAATCCGCAAGCAGTGACGCCTGATTGGATGGCGGAGCGTTTGCTGAGAAGTGGCTTGCGCAGTCTGGGCGCGGTTGTGGATATTACCAACTACGTCATGCTGGAGACAGGGCAACCACTGCATGCGTTTGATCTTGCTAAAGTGTCGGGTGCGATCGATGTGCGTATGGCGCAAGCTGGCGAATCGCTGGTTTTGCTCAATGAGCAAACGGTCAGGCTGGATGACGATATGCTGGTGATTGCCGACCAGTCGGGTGTGTTGGCCCTGGCTGGCATTATGGGTGGCATTGCCAGCGGAGTGAGCGACGGTACAACTGAAATTTTGCTGGAGTCGGCTTTTTTCCATCCTGATTATATTGCTGGACGTGCGCGTCGCCTGGGGTTGTCTACCGATGCATCGCATCGTTTTGAGCGTGGTGTTGACTTTGCGGCGACGCAAAACGCACTGGCGCGCGCCGCGCAATTGATCGTAGAGATTTGCGGTGGTAATGCGAGCGCGGTTACCGAGGTGCTGCATGAATTGCCGGTACGTGCGGCAATACGCCTGCGCCCGGCGCGTGTCAGCAAGGTATTGGGTATTCCTTTCAGTCATGCGGATGTGGGCCAGTGGTTGCAACGTCTGCAATTTGAATTTGCCGAGGATGGTGACGCCTATCGCGTTACGCCACCAAGTTACCGGTTTGATCTGACCATAGAGGTCGACTTGATTGAGGAGTTGGCGCGTCTCTTTGGCTATGACAATATTCCGCCGATTGCACCTGTTGCTAATTTAAATATGTTGCCGCAGTCGGAACAACAGCGTCCGATAGATCGCTTGCGCGATATCCTGGTGGTGCGCGATTATCAGGAAGTGATAACTTACAGTTTTGTAGATGCGGCATGGGAAGCAGCGCTTGCACCCGGAATTCAGCCGGTACTATTAAAAAATCCAATCGCCAGCCAAATGAGTGTGATGCGCTCGACGTTATGGGGTGGTTTGATTGATGTGTTAAAAACCAATCTGAACCGGCGGCAAACCCGGGTGCGTATCATGGAAGTGGGCAGTTGTTTTCTGTCTGCAGGGCATGGTTATGCTCAGCCGTTGCGCATAGCTGGTTTGGCATTTGGAGATGTGGCTCCTGAGCAGTGGGGAATGCCCGCCCGCGTGGTCGATTATTATGATGTAAAAGCGGATCTGGAAGCCTTGTGCTGGCCACAGGTATTAACTTTCAGGGCGGACGCACATGCTGCTATGCACCCGGGGCAGTGTGCTTCCGTGTCGCTGAATGGGGTTGATATCGGTTGGTTGGGGGCGTTGCACCCAGCCTTGGTGCAGCAATGGGATTTGCCGTCGGCGCCTGTGATGTTTGAGTTGGCGCTGGATGCTTTGTTGCTCAGAGATTTGCCAAAGCATGGTGAGATTTCCCGTTTTCAGGGGGTGCGGCGTGATCTGGCCGTGATAGTGTCGCAAGAAGTCGCTGCACAAGCCTTACTAGATGCCATGCATTCTGCTAGAATAGCGGGCATAGCCGAGATCGCGTTGTTTGACGTGTATCGTGGCAAAGGTATTGATTCTGATAAAAAAAGTCTTGCTTTCCGAGTGCTGATGCAAGACAATCAAAAGACGTTTACAGATAGTGAAGTCGATGCGGTTATGGCGCAACTGACTGAGCTGCTACAACAAAAATTTAACGCGCAATTACGTTCCTGA